A window from Peromyscus eremicus chromosome 1, PerEre_H2_v1, whole genome shotgun sequence encodes these proteins:
- the Prlhr gene encoding prolactin-releasing peptide receptor — MTSLPPGTSGDPDLFSGLPPAGSTPANQSAETSEGNGSATVPRAAAVTPFQSLQLVHQLKGLIVMLYSIVVVVGLVGNCLLVLVIARVRKLHNVTNFLIGNLALSDVLMCAACVPLTLAYAFEPRGWVFGGGLCHLVFFLQPVTVYVSVFTLTTIALDRYVVLVHPLRRRISLRLSAYAVLGIWALSAVLALPAAVHTYHVELKPHDVRLCEEFWGSQERQRQLYAWGLLLGTYLLPLLAILLSYVRVSVKLRNRVVPGSVTQSQVDWDRARRRRTFCLLVVVVVVFAVCWLPLHIFNLLRDLDPHAIDPYAFGLVQLLCHWLAMSSACYNPFIYAWLHDSFREELRKMLLSWPRKIVPHGQSMTVSVVI, encoded by the coding sequence ATGACCTCACTGCCCCCTGGAACCTCTGGGGACCCTGATTTGTTTTCTGGGCTGCCCCCAGCCGGTTCCACTCCAGCCAACCAGAGCGCAGAGACCTCTGAGGGCAACGGGTCGGCCACGGTTCCCCGCGCTGCAGCAGTCACGCCCTTCCAGAGCCTGCAGTTGGTGCACCAGCTGAAGGGGCTGATCGTGATGCTGTACAGCATTGTGGTGGTCGTGGGGCTGGTGGGCAATTGCCTGCTTGTGCTGGTGATCGCGCGCGTGCGCAAGCTGCACAACGTGACCAACTTCCTCATCGGCAATCTGGCTTTGTCCGACGTGCTCATGTGCGCCGCCTGCGTGCCGCTCACGCTGGCCTATGCCTTTGAGCCTCGCGGCTGGGTGTTCGGTGGAGGCCTGTGCCACCTGGTTTTCTTCCTGCAGCCGGTCACTGTCTACGTATCGGTGTTCACACTCACCACAATTGCCTTGGACCGCTACGTCGTTCTGGTGCACCCGCTGCGTCGACGCATCTCACTGAGGCTCAGTGCCTACGCGGTGCTGGGCATCTGGGCGCTATCCGCGGTGCTGGCGCTGCCGGCCGCGGTGCACACCTACCATGTAGAGCTTAAGCCCCACGACGTACGCCTCTGCGAGGAGTTCTGGGGCTCGCAGGAGCGACAGCGGCAGCTCTATGCCTGGGGGCTGCTGTTGGGCACCTATTTGCTCCCCCTGCTGGCCATCCTCCTGTCCTACGTCCGAGTGTCGGTGAAGCTGCGGAATCGCGTGGTTCCTGGAAGTGTGACCCAGAGCCAAGTTGACTGGGACCGAGCGCGTCGTCGCCGCACCTTCtgcctgctggtggtggtggtggtggtgttcgCTGTCTGCTGGCTACCGCTGCACATCTTCAACCTGCTTCGGGACCTGGACCCGCATGCCATCGACCCCTACGCTTTCGGGCTGGTGCAGCTTCTCTGCCACTGGCTCGCCATGAGCTCCGCCTGCTACAACCCCTTCATCTATGCCTGGCTGCACGACAGCTTCCGAGAGGAGCTGCGCAAAATGCTGCTCTCCTGGCCTCGAAAGATTGTGCCCCATGGCCAGAGCATGACGGTCAGCGTGGTCATCTGA